AttttgagggggtttttttctgttgcaccTGACAATACCACTTGAAACTTCATTGTACAATCatcaaaaacatgaaaattttgGGTAAAAATCCCTCTATCAGCACTGTTGGTTGCTTAGCTGTGGGGGACCCATTagtgaaaatttaatttactacATGCAGAAAAACATCCATGGGTTTTGGAActacaaatatatatttctattcCGCAACCACAGCCCTGTGGaattctgaattaatttattttcagtggcACCTTAAGCACAGATTTGTTGACAAAAAGGTGTTAAGAGTGAGGCACAGGATCAGGTATTTTTAGGACTGAAGGGCTTGGGAGCTCGGGCACAAGAGTAAACCTTGTGACTCTGGTCTTCCTGCACTCTAAAAgttaaagtgtttttttttttttgtttggctgtagtttttttctttggtgtgtTTATTTTAAGGCCTGGTGGTCCGTAAAGCTGCTAGCACACTGCAGTTTCAAGGTTGCAATAGGTTGTGATTATTCTGGGCTTTTGAAAGAGCTTTTCTGTGATGGCAACTTTGCAGGCAATGCATGAGCCATACTGAAGTGTCTTTAACTGCAGGATTATCCAAGGGTGGGTGAGCTTGAAAAGGAAAGTGTTCTTTTTCTAGAAACAAGCAATGGCTTCTTAAGTACACCGAGTTAAGAGAATTTTTTCTGCAGGttgatttgtttctttgcacGTGCAGTGAATTCATTCCACCTCcaattctgtatttcagagcaATTTGATGTAATCTTAGCCACTGCTTCATTTCAGATAATCTGCAGGCTTTGTAGAGCTCTGTAGTCTTTGCTTTAAGAGCTGAAACTTTCCAAGAATAGTTAGGAAAGCCCAAACAGATCCATTTCCATCCCTACCTGTTTCAGATGATCTGTACAGAGTTCCTGGGGCTTGTGCACACCAATGCATATTCACTTCCATATATAActgcttcttttgcttttagtttCTGCTCTAAATGCTCAGCTTAACTACTCTGCCCTTCTGTAACTTTATTTTGCTGGTGTTTTGTATCTTCTTTGCTTCTCCATCTGGCTTTCTGCTTCTTGGGATGACTGAAGATCGCGGCAGGAGTGTCAGTGCACCCGTGCTAGGTACTGTATCCAAACAAGATGCAACTTTAACACTCAGTTTGCTgcttactttgtttttttcctttccctctccctttccctaTGAAATACTAATCCCAGCTGGGCCCTCTGGACTGAACTCCTTATGTGCAGTACTGAAATGAAGTAATAGCTTCTGATGTGTGGCATTCACatggggtttctttttcttttttatggcACTTATTCCTGgtttcattctgttttcactgaatttatgaaaaattcCCACTGATTTTGATGGAGGAGCTGAGGTATTAAGAGCAGGCAAGAAGACCttcaattaatttaaataatgtagTTAAATataaaagactgaaataaaagaattatttaacagaattattttacccaatgttttattattttcttcttttttttttttattttaatcaaatgtCCAGCTGTTTTTTCACCTTCTGAgcatgtttgggtttttttacaaaatagAATGATTTTATAGGTATCTCTACTTTTGTATCATGTCCTGCATTTAAACATCAGCCTCCCAGACAGCAACTGAATCAATAATGAGTATAAAATGTGACTATATTGCTGTTCTTAACCCAGGAGAAACAGAGAACATGGATGGTACAGCGGTCTCGGATGACCTTTCACCTCTTTCTTCGGGAATGGATTCAGGTCCACAATCTCCATGGGctccagaaaacagaaagagtCCAAAAGGGATCAAGAAAATCTGGGGAAAGTAaggtctattttttttttttattcactgtCAAAGCATTTCAGCTGAGAATGAATTCCCAGTAAAATCTACAATTATCTATAGCAAGAATAAACTAAAATCTGGGGagcaaaagcagctctgggattgCACAGGTGTGTCCTTATGTACACAGGGGGGTGGAAAAAATGTTGGGAGTGTTCACAGCATCATGCTGGTGAAAGAAATAAGGCACTGCTGTCATCTTAATGCTATTAATTTAGCATGCCAGCAGTTTTATTAgccatgaaaaattaaattgtagCAATTTGCTCATTACGAAAGACActaggcaaaaaagaaaaaaggaaaaacagaaggaacAGAAAGTGCACTATGTCCGCTTGATCTGCTTCAGCAACAGCAGCCATTTCCAAGTCTACATTATTAATTAGATCAAAGTGttacagctgctctgtggagctCCTTTATTTTCCTCCAGAGCTAGGTCCAGACTGAATTTCCTAGAActccttcagctgcctctggaATTTGGCAATTGCAGTTTCCAGGGAGATCCACAGAGCTGTCAGTTGTCACTGTAGTTTCCATGCAGAACAAACATCCTCTGTCAGCAGCTAACAGTCCTGTCGTGGCACTCTTGTCTTGCAAGAATTCGAAGAACTCAGTCAGGTAACTTCCCTGCAGACgacctggggctggcagagttCCGGAGGGGAGGTCTCCGGGCAACAGCTGGACCTCGCTTATCCCGATCCAAGGACACCAAAGGCCAGAAGAGGTaacagctcctcctcctcctgccccggCACAGCCTGGTGCCGTTAAATGTGCCCAACGGCCAAACCCTCTTCTTGGAGACTTTGCCCAAGTATTTCAGGAATACTTGTGGAATTCCACAACAGCTGGAAAGAATTTCCCTGGTAGCAAAGTCATCCCCTGCCTGCACTCCTCCAGCTGCAAGTTGCAGCTGCTTGGTGGAGTGTCAGAAATTTTGCCTTGTTAAAGAACAAGGATAATAATTACCTCCTTATCTGCATAATGATGAGGATTCAGcaattctcttttccctctttgcaAACAGAAGATGGGAAATTCTTATCTGCCTGCAGCTGTTCGCAGGTTGTGGCTGGGCTGCCAAATTCCCAGGACACCCCAGAACACAGCACCCTAAcagatctgctgctgtgctgcctctggcaCACCCTGAGCTTTCCAATATGGAcaattccttctttcctttaagATTTTCCTGATGTTTCTTGTGCTTTTCAGCGACCACAATGCCCCCTTTGCTCAGTGGAGCACTGAAAGAGTTTGTAACTGGCTGGAGGACTTTGGCCTGGGCCAGTATGTGATTTTTGCCCGGCAGTGGGTGACATCAGGCCACACACTGTTAACTGCCACACCTCAGGACATGGAAAAGGTAATCACTGCTTCCCTCCACTTGCTGGTTCTGTCCCACCAAACCATTGGCTCTACCTTTCTGAAATCCACAGTATGAATTTTCATAGTTACCTCATGTGAGGAAAGGAGCCAGAGGCAGGGCAAACTTTTTGTTAATGTTTCTTGTTCCAGGAAATGGGAATAAAGCATCCACTGCACAGGAAGAAATTGGTTTTGGCCATTAAAGCTATAAATGCAAAACAAGATGAGAAGTCTGCACAACTTGACCATATCTGGGTGACACGTAAGTGTTTGGACTCTCCCGGGGTTGGTTGGGAAGGAATTTCTCCCACCTCTCTGACAGGGCAGCCTGATTCATGTTTAAACAGTTACCAAACACCTTTTAAAAAGCACCAAGTTTCCCCATAGAAGAATTGAGGATTTTTGTGTTGCTGTTGACATCCAAACATACAGCTTGTGGTATGTTCTTCCATAGGGAGCCCTGTCAGAAATCAAATGAGTGGGCTCAGGCTAGGAAGGGCTCCAttgtgctgcagaaaatgtGCTGCATCACGTGTTGTAAAATCAAATatcacagggctgctgtggaCAAAGCTGGTTGGAGGGAATTGCTTTCAGGCTGCTGGCAAGAGGCTGTCCTCAGGAAAGGGGAACAGGTAGAATGAGCCACTTGAATGTCTCAAAAGAAGCCGGGCCAGGCAAAAGGGGAGAGGGGCTTCATTCTCACCCATCTGGATTTGGTTTCTCGTTGCTCTCATATCTGCAGGGTGGCTTGATGACATTGGCTTGCCTCAGTACAAAGACCAGTTTCATGAATCCAGAGTAGATGGGAGGATGTTGCAGTACTTAACTGTGGTAAGTACAGTCCTTTTTCCTAAGTTTTACCAATTTTAACTTCTGAATAAgcaaaaacttttaaaattttcctttgaatgTGAGCAGTTAAAGAATTTTTGCAAGACAGAGATAGTGCCAGTAATAACTCCTTTGTGCTGTCTAGTGCATGGAATTTGTTCCTAAGGTCCATAAAATAGTCATGTTAGGGCTAACTTCTGCAAAGTCCTTCTTTCAATATCATGTATCACACCAcaattaaaagtaaaatgacCTGTTTTACATGTAACCTGTGGAGCTCGTTGTTCTCCACACCAAGTTAACAAAATATTCACCAAAGTAACAGCAGAAAATCCAGTGATTTGTACAGCTCTGACCACATCCACAGCACACCATGAGCCACACACAGACACGCTTTTCTTCCCATTCTCCTGCCCAAGTCTGGATAATTAAGGCCTGGAAACCTTCTTTAAACTTTCATCTTCCCTAAACCACAGTTACTGTAGTGTTACATAAAACTGCACAGCAAATTTAAACTCTCTCTGTTTTGATGTGTGTTCTGTGCCACCTGAAAGTCTCTCTCCTTCACAGAATGACCTTCTCTTCCTGAAAGTCACCAGTCAGCTGCATCACCTGAGTATTAAATGTGCCATTCACGTGCTGCATGTCAACAGCTTCAATCCCCACTGTCTGCGTAGGAGGCCAGTTGAGGAGGTAAAAGAatgttgaaataaattaatttaagcAAGCACAAATAACCTGGTCCCAGCCAAAAGGGATGGAAAATCAGCAGTATACAGTGATACAACAGAATCATTGCTTCTAGGTACTTGCACCTAAAGCAGCAGTTATGCCACTTATTAGTTGAATCTCATACATTTCTCTTCAGAAGTTGCTTGCATAGTGGAAAAAAGTCAATTCATCTTCCAAGAGAATAATTTGGAATGATTTGTCTTCGCCTGacctcatttttaaaatctgtaagGTTTTACCTGATAAGCAGTTTTTTCTTAGCATTAAACACTGTCAATAACGCTGTTGTCAAATGTTCCCTTTTTATCCCTGTAATCTGTAAGCTCTGCTGTTGTACTTCCTGATGCTACACATGGGGTTTCATCAGTATGAGACCAGGTCTGCCATCTCAGCAAAAACTGCTTGAAAGGGGCCTGAAGAGAAACAGTCCCTCAGTCAGGGAAGAACAAGTGCCcttggaggaagaggagggaggcTGTTTTTATCTGAGCTGAGATACGGTGTGTGCACTCAGACAGTGCAGGCTGTGGTGTCATCACCTTTTGTGGTCTCTCCAACAGAACAACGTGTCTCCTTCCGACGTGGTGCAGTGGTCCAACCACAGGGTGATGGAATGGCTCAGATCAGTGGATCTGGCAGAATATGCACCCAACCTTCGAGGCAGCGGCGTGCACGGGGGCCTGATTGTAAGAATTTACCATTTCACTTTTGGAAATTGACAGGCTGTAATATAAACCATCTTTTGTCTGATGTTCATCaagctgaaagaaacaaaaatatctacAATGTGACAGTGTGATCAGGCCTTCTAAGGAGACTCCTTGTCTGATCCATGCGTCTTTGTTTTACAAAAGAAagctaaaatgaaaaaggaacaGCTAAAACACTTTCTGTAAtcaaagctgagctctgcacaagtgtatgacagcagcacagaaaaggaaacCTCAACTGCTTTTTGATAAGGCATCCCTGAGTGTTTCTTTGAGTGATTTACCAGAACTCTGAGCCATGCTAAAAAAACACCCTGAAATCACAGCAGTCAggaaatgactttttttttattcaaagcaTTCAGAACTATTTGCAGCTCAGTAATGTCAGGGTTCTAAAATACCATGATTCTACTGCTGTAGAATTTTTGCAAAAATGCAACAGTAGAAATCCTACTAAGATTAAGTTTTaaccctgagcagagcagaaaattctgaaaagaaacttGTTCAACTCAAACAAATGTATGGTTTGATGATAAATATAAACACATATTTGCCTGATCACGCTCATCAGCATTTTTTCTTGGCTCCTTTCAGGTATTTCCCATTCAAACCCTAGTATCATGAGTGAGCTATAAAAGGTCAAATGTGAACAGGTACTTAGTGAGAAATCCTCTGCTAAGCACTGTAGTGGTTTattattgcaaatatttatataaaaagtaaacatcctgcccttttcccagatTCTGGAACCTCGCTTCAATGGTGACACACTGGCCATGCTCCTGAACATCCCCCCCCAAAAGACCCTCCTGCGCCGCCACCTCACCACCAATTTTAACGTGTTAATTGGACCAGAGGcacaacaagaaaaaagagaaaccatgGAGTCAGCAGCATACACACCTCTGACCACCACTGCCAAAGTTCGGGTAGGTACTGCTGTCAAAAAGGAGATGTCAGTGTCAGACTTCTCTACTCTGAATTCCAAAGAAAGTAAGGAACAAacatgggcagggagaggtgaATTCTAGGAGTGCTAAATTTCCCTTGATTTTAGATACCAGACCTTTTGCTATGTATCTGTTTCAATCAGGTTttgaaaacaacaaagcaaTCTGTTCTGCCTTTCCTTAGAAGGACCATCatgcaaatgcattttacaTCCACTGGAACTCCAGTTTGAGAACAAATGCAGTTAATTCAGAATCTATGCTCTTGAATGACCAGGGTATAGCAGTAATCGAAAAAGGGGAGGATTTTGAATGCTTACAGAAAAACTTTACTTGTTTTACTCAAACTACTTGTGTTGACTCCTTATTTTAGCCAAAGAAACTTGGATTTTCACATTTTGGAAActtaaggaaaaagaagtttgaCGAATCAACAGACTACATTTGTCCTGTGGATACAAGCCCAGCTGCTACGAATGGTACTTCGAAAAACTATGGTGGCTACAAAGGACTTAGTCCTTTCACTGACAGGGAACTGGATCAGGTGGGACAGACAGACTGATGCCATGTTCATCTCATCCTCTCCATGCATTCCAAAGCTTGCAAATAACCAAATGTTCCCCTATAACAAACTCTTTGCTACATCCGCATGAACTCACAGAGAAAAGTAATGGCTGTGGACACTGGAAAGTTCCAGACTAagaatgttggggtttttttaatcaacatCATAATAATCTCATCCATCCTCAAGCCCTTTTTCAGGACTATGACACCTTTACACTCTGAAGATCGAGGTATTTTGTCAGTCAAGGGTGTGGTTGCAGGAAACATAAGACTTTTGTACTTCTAGCTTTCATAATTTTAGTATggcacattattttttttcattatctttatTATGGGTGGTTTTTAATGTAATAAATTCATTCGGACAAACTTGTACAAAGCTATTGAGTTATATTAAAGTACAACTGGATTGTATTTTTTAACAGACAGTAATCAGAAAATCcaactgaatttttctttcatggtgTACAGTGGGGAGTAGTTCTGCTTAGATAATATACATGAAGACAATGCATCAGCAATGAACAAATTATTAATAAACCAATAGTTAATTCACTTTTGTAATGTAGTAGTGAACTTGTGAATGAAACTGTCTAGACAGCATACAGAGAAATGATGATAAAAACcatcaaattttatttcaactttGCTGTTGTGTAAAGGGATGTAAACCCTGAAAAATGGAGCACTCCTGGAGCCTTGTGTGAACTTCAGCAGCACACAAGAGCCacacagaggcagctggagtAAACTGGTCTTTCTCCAGTGACATAAAAACAGTTAAAGCCTGATACGAGAATGGTCACAACACTGAAAAGACTAACTGTGCAGGTAATCTTTTCATTTGCATGGTTCAGTGCATCTAACACCTCATTTGTGTTCACTGGCTAACTGTGGTCTTTTTCGATGTACTGCTTCCAAACAGGGAGAATACCAAAGACTGACTGTGAGTGTGGATGTCCACTTGCTCAGCTAGGAGCTGTGAGGGAATGCATTAACTTTGAGCCAAAAACTTGCACTGTGCAGTTGTTCAAGCATGACAGAAAGACTGGATTTTTCTCTAGAAGCATGGTGTGTCTATTAAGCATGACTTCTGAGCATGTGGCCCACACAGGAAATCACAATGCCCTAGAACTGGTGACATTCCTATGAAATAAGAGGCAGGATTGTATCAAGAACTTCTTGCCTCTGAAAGCCTACCAGAAATAAGTAGTGTCagactatttaaaaatactacTTTTCATTGATAGTATTGGttaagctttttctttttttctgtgaattaaaGGTCAAGTTAAATGGAATCAATCTCTCTTAATCAGGATCCACTCTTCCTATCACTAAATGCATTTTCACATACCTTGTAGCACGGAGGCATTTTTGTTAAAGAGCTTTTCAACTTACCCCAACTTCATTTGTCCAGGCACAGATCCCTCCCAAAGCTGCATGTAGAGTGAATAAAATTGCACATGCTGTCTGATTTGAACTAGTTGCTGACTGCTTTTACAGATGGAACACTCAGAAGGCACAGTAAAGCAAATAGGGGCTCTTTCCCAAGGCATAACCCACCTCACGGTAAGTACTGGTTCCTTTCTTGTTCCAAAGTCACCCAGGTGCTCTGCTAAAACTCACTGAAAGTTGGTCATTGCTGGTGGTAATGAAAAGTGGGTCTCTCTTCTTGTTAAGTATCTCTTTACAGCCTGGTGGCACattcagtcaaaaaaaaaacccagaaaacaatccctgcttttgcttttaaattgctCTAGAAATTAGGCTTCATTTAGGCCTGTTTTCTTGAACTCTTCTGTCTCTTTGACAAAATGACAGATATTCATCCCCTTAGATGAAAACAGTTCTTCGAAATTTTACAGGTAACCACCACCTCAGTCACAGCAGCCAGGAATAGGTACAGAGTTTTGAATTTTTACATGAGCTAAAACTCTGTGCAAATCCAAACACCTCACTTTTGCTTCTTCATTCCACAGAAGccaatacattaaaaaataagtgaCTGGACAACATAATGAAGAATTATGAAATGTAGTTGAGTTGCATGCCAGACACAAAATCTCTAGAAGTTTCCCCACGcaaaaaagtttatttaaagcTGTATTGAAGAAATTCCCTTTGATTGTGTGTGGCTCTCACCTCCTGTGTTGTGATCCTGAGCTCTTTGCAGCTGGCTCTCTGGGAGCACAGGCGTCTCACCAAACACCCTCAGTCCTTCCCATCCTGCTCTTACAGACACTGCTGAGCCAGGATGAAATGCTGAATGACAGCAGGTTTTTAACACCCACCTTTGAAGATTGGAGATGATGCTTCAGCAGGACCAAGATCACTGCTCGTACCTCACGCCTGCAGGagtggccaggagcagctggacgCCGTGGAGCAGGAAAGCTTTACCTCTTTTCTGCCACTGCCACCTCACACCTAGCATTTCCTACTGTCAGTGTAGCCACAGCTTACAGGTAACTCtcctctgtgctgttttcccaCATCATGTAATAGGAAACAGGAGTTGGGAGAGGAGTGGGACTCATATCCAGAGTCTGGAAAGCCAAGACTGGCAATGCTTTGTCCTTTCATTTAGTTGACTTTTACATGCTATGTTAATGTACTGTCATGTGAAAGaccttttgtaatttttatttttataattaactAGTAGTGCAGGAATCATTAACACATAATTGTACCACAGGGGCTAATCAGAGCTACCTGGAATTCAGCTGGATGCTGGTGAGAGTAGCAGTAATGGCTCATTCACTCCTGTGGTCTTGCCAGACTGGTCCCCAGAAAGGATTTCAATCTCTCCTCCCTTTCACTGGCACTTGTCCTGCCCTCTCTTTACCCAAGTCAGTTCACTGACTTGGGAAGGATGGGAAGAATGGAACATAGTACTGTCCATCCAGCCCTTGCTTTTATTAGGATGACAAGCTGCGTTGTTCACAAATCTTTACCTAAGGCAAAAacaactgcagcaggaaattGTAACTCTGAGACCACCAGGAAAGTACCAGAAtaaaacaaagatttatttctttaaaacacctgaaaaaataaatcttttactGCTGTACTGGGCCAGACAAGACTGCATCAGAGGGAAGTATTCTCTCACTTTTTGAGGGGCTGAGGGTGAAGTTGTCACCTTTACAGCACCAGTTACTTGTGGCATTTGTTTACATGTACAGCTCCTGTATTAATGAACTATTAACAAGCTCTCTTAGTAAACAgataaagagcaggaaaaaaaaatctccttaatTGTAAGGAAAAGTACTTTCTACAGGGCTGGTTTGCATTACTCTCGCCTTGCTGGCTGCAGGTGTTGCTTTAGATTGCAGTGTAGCCTGAGGGCAGGTCACTGCCAGCCACAACCCTCCTAAAGAAAGAGGGAAGCTCCAGGGCTGGCCACAGGATGCAGCAAGGGCTCTTTGAGAACTGGGGTGCTTTTTACAGATGATCTACCCCGGTCCTCACTTCACCAGTCTCTCATGACAGACCTTGCACTGTATGGTCAGGTGTAAGAAGATAAACATAGGTTTTGATTGTCCACAGTGGTAAAATCAAGGCAAATTCTTTTCAATCactgcaaactgaaaaaaaaattcagaaaaatgaaaaataagtctATGCATCAGCAAACTACTAATGTTTAATAAAATCTATGAACTGTACCAGTCTGGCAATGCAGTCAGTGCTAGTGACCAGCTCAGGTACCATGggcatttaaaatactttgtcaGGTCAATTAGCCAACAGACTTATTACGGCACTGCAAATAGGAttggctgctccagctgccctaGGATATTCCAAACACAAtacttcatattttctttcaaaactgtATTTACAACTCAGCGTGGCATTGTGCTAACTTGGCTGTGAATAGTCAATCCACAAAACAGTTgattcttcttttaaatatatgtagTATGAAGTCCTAATTAGTGTAACACTGGTataaatgcttattttttgAGTGTTATGAATAAATTCTGAATGTCCCCCTCTCTTTTGCTGACTGTGGAATGATTTAACACAAATTCATGTGGATGAcatttcatctttattttttttctcctcagaattaatattttatactAATTCCAGAGGTAAGACTAACTCCCACACAATTCAAGATGACTTCTCAACTTCTTAGTATTAAAACACGCAATGTAATTACGAAGTTATAAACCACAGAAATAACATCAAGATGTTAaaaaacacatacacacaacTGCTGCACAGTTGCACATCAACTGTTCCTGTAGAAAAATATGCAGTAGTTCCAAAAAAGGTATCAGGTGACATCAGTGTTAGTAAGCAAATGTACTGCTCTTGGGATAGCCAAGCTTGTCCAGGTTGGGCTGACAGGCAAACTGAATCATTGGTGGAGGCCCACACATGAGAATGAGGGTCTCACTGCCAGGGGGAGGCAGGTGGgctttcagcatctctgcagtgACAAAGCCAGAGCTGTACTTCCAGTCTgcaacaaagaaattaattcaattaCTCTGAATCTCTGTACAGGCTCAAACCTCTTTAAACCTCATTGAGTAGCTAGAGAATCAAGTTATGGCACCATCACTGCAAGCCAGGAAGGGTTAAATTTCTCACTCAGCTCAAACCTAGTGATCCCCTTCCCACAGGGACAACAAGCAGGTAGATAATGATTTGGTTGATAAGACATGGAGGTCTTAAAACAATAcattacaaaatttaaaagaaatgagcAGGTAGGAATAAACAGGAAGAGTGAAGCTTTCCCAGTGAAGTGGGGTCACCCAGTGGCAGAGAGAGGTATtgagaccttttttttttttttttcgagATGGAGTGGTGAGGTGACAAAATTTAATGGCAACAAAAGCTCTGCCATGTCATTTAGtgacaagagaaaacaaattaaaagaggaaagaaatgcttAATTATTTCAAGCAATAGTATTATTGAATGCATCTGCCATTTGAAGTGAGCCAAGAAGGAAAATGATGCTTAATCCATACACATGGCAGCCCTGTTTCACCACAATCTcatctggagctgctgcaaaaCAAAGATGTGCAGATAATATTTACAGGTATTAAACAATTAAGTGCCAACAACATGCTAACATAACCTGATTTG
This sequence is a window from Serinus canaria isolate serCan28SL12 chromosome 5, serCan2020, whole genome shotgun sequence. Protein-coding genes within it:
- the PPFIBP2 gene encoding liprin-beta-2 isoform X5; amino-acid sequence: MDGEIDIYKHFTWLKRSQVNHHSSNNETYQERLARLEGDKESLILQVSVLTDQVEAQGEKIRDLEICLEGHQLKLNATEEMLQQELLSRTSLETQKLDLMAEVSDLKIKLVGMEKEQSEYEEKQNKAEGLLQELRHLKIKVEELENERNQYEWKLKATKAEIAQLQEQLALKDAEIERLQSQLSRTSSYTEVAEREEVYRRRLKEKHQEVQRLKIGMETLLAANEEKDRRIEELTLLLSQYRRVKDIMIAAHGSPVSGGSEEELEATLRKWNLLNNSQGELLKTEASAGELSPAVLPPVPHKAMEISGSIPVPSSNLTSQQEESLEVTNRVPQKKKSSSLEDLQSESLEKYIDGKPAQPVVEQESEPVGKGSKYQTLPGKLPRALQNGEQGMYSSLEGCGTSDNDDSSIPGLRETENMDGTAVSDDLSPLSSGMDSGPQSPWAPENRKSPKGIKKIWGKIRRTQSGNFPADDLGLAEFRRGGLRATAGPRLSRSKDTKGQKSDHNAPFAQWSTERVCNWLEDFGLGQYVIFARQWVTSGHTLLTATPQDMEKEMGIKHPLHRKKLVLAIKAINAKQDEKSAQLDHIWVTRWLDDIGLPQYKDQFHESRVDGRMLQYLTVNDLLFLKVTSQLHHLSIKCAIHVLHVNSFNPHCLRRRPVEENNVSPSDVVQWSNHRVMEWLRSVDLAEYAPNLRGSGVHGGLIILEPRFNGDTLAMLLNIPPQKTLLRRHLTTNFNVLIGPEAQQEKRETMESAAYTPLTTTAKVRPKKLGFSHFGNLRKKKFDESTDYICPVDTSPAATNGTSKNYGGYKGLSPFTDRELDQMEHSEGTVKQIGALSQGITHLTTLLSQDEMLNDSRFLTPTFEDWR
- the PPFIBP2 gene encoding liprin-beta-2 isoform X7: MPLSRSQVNHHSSNNETYQERLARLEGDKESLILQVSVLTDQVEAQGEKIRDLEICLEGHQLKLNATEEMLQQELLSRTSLETQKLDLMAEVSDLKIKLVGMEKEQSEYEEKQNKAEGLLQELRHLKIKVEELENERNQYEWKLKATKAEIAQLQEQLALKDAEIERLQSQLSRTSSYTEVAEREEVYRRRLKEKHQEVQRLKIGMETLLAANEEKDRRIEELTLLLSQYRRVKDIMIAAHGSPVSGGSEEELEATLRKWNLLNNSQGELLKTEASAGELSPAVLPPVPHKAMEISGSIPVPSSNLTSQQEESLEVTNRVPQKKKSSSLEDLQSESLEKYIDGKPAQPVVEQESEPVGKGSKYQTLPGKLPRALQNGEQGMYSSLEGCGTSDNDDSSIPGLRETENMDGTAVSDDLSPLSSGMDSGPQSPWAPENRKSPKGIKKIWGKIRRTQSGNFPADDLGLAEFRRGGLRATAGPRLSRSKDTKGQKSDHNAPFAQWSTERVCNWLEDFGLGQYVIFARQWVTSGHTLLTATPQDMEKEMGIKHPLHRKKLVLAIKAINAKQDEKSAQLDHIWVTRWLDDIGLPQYKDQFHESRVDGRMLQYLTVNDLLFLKVTSQLHHLSIKCAIHVLHVNSFNPHCLRRRPVEENNVSPSDVVQWSNHRVMEWLRSVDLAEYAPNLRGSGVHGGLIILEPRFNGDTLAMLLNIPPQKTLLRRHLTTNFNVLIGPEAQQEKRETMESAAYTPLTTTAKVRPKKLGFSHFGNLRKKKFDESTDYICPVDTSPAATNGTSKNYGGYKGLSPFTDRELDQMEHSEGTVKQIGALSQGITHLTTLLSQDEMLNDSRFLTPTFEDWR